GTCATACGCCCACGGCACCGCCGTCTGCACGCCGTCCAGAATCCAGTCGGCCCCCTCCCCCTCCTCCTGCCGCGCGGTGACGGCGAGTTCGGCAGGGTCATGGCCGGTGCGGCCGCTCGCGGCGACGGTCAGCACGACGTCCCCGCGCCCGGCCCGCTCCAGCAGCTCCGCCCGCAACTCCGGGCCGCCGTACGCCTGTACGGCCGCCATGGCGGCACTGTTCTCCAACAGCGGCACCCGCGCCAGCACCTTCGCCGACTCGCGCAGCACCAGGCACAGCGCGACGGCGTCCAGACCCGCCCCGCCGTACTCCTCGGCCGACAGCAGGCTCAGCACATCCGCGTCGGCGAGCCTGGCCCACAGCGCGCGGTCGAACTCGTCGGCCACGGCACCCGTGGTCAACGCCGGAGACGGCACCGCGTCCGGTGCGACATCGGCGAACACCCCCCGTGCCGCCTCGGCCGCCGCCTGCTGCTCCTCGCTGAAGGTGAAGTCCACGGTCCCTGTCCTTCCGACGGGTCGGCAGATCGGGTCAGCTGATCTGACGGTCCGTCAAGATAGAACAGGTTCTAGGAGAAGGGAACGGGCTCCCCCCGACCTACCTGTCGAAGTCCAGTTCCACCTTCTCTGTCACCGGATGCGACTGGCACGCCAGTACATAGCCCGCCTGCGTCTCCTCCGGCTCCAGCGCGAAGTTGCGGTCCATGCGCACCTCGCCGGAGACCAGGAAGGCCCGGCAGGTCCCGCACACCCCGCCCTTGCAGGCGTAGGGCGCGTCGGATCGGTTGCGCAGCACCGTCTCCAGAAGCGACTCGCCGTCCTGGACGGGCCAGCTGCCGCCACGTCCGTCGAGCCGGGCGGTCACCGTGCTGTGGGCGGGCGCGGGGACCGTCTGCGCCGGGGCAGCCCCGGCATCCACATGGAAGATCTCCTCGTGGATACGGGGACGGGCAACCCCGAGCTCCCGCAGCGCCTTCTCCGCGCCCTGCACCAGTCCGAACGGTCCGCACAGCAACCACCCCGCCACCCGGTCCACCGGCAGCAGCGCCGGCAGCAAGGCGGTCAGCCGCTCCCGGTCGAGCCGCCCGGACGGCAGCCCCGCCTGCTGCTCCTCCCGGGAGAGCACCGTGACCAGCTGGAAGCGCTCGGGGTGGCGGTCCTTCAGGTCGGCGACCTCCTCGAGGAACATCGTGGACGCGGAGGTGCGGTCGCTGCGGATCAGGCAGAACCGGGCCCCGGGCTCCCGCGCCAGCAGCGTCGCCACGATCGACAGCACCGGGGTGATGCCACTGCCGCCGACGATCGCCGCGTACAGACCGGGCGCCGGGTCGAGGGTGAACCGGCCCGCCGGCGTCATCACCTCCAGCTCGTCACCGACGTTGATCTCCTTGAGCGCGTACGTCGAGAAGGCCCCGCCCTCCACCAGCCGCACGCCGACCCGCAGTTCGCGAGGTCCCTCGCCGTCGGCTGCCGGGGAGCAGATCGAATAGGTCCGGCGTATCTCCCGGCCGCCGGCCGTGCGGCGCAGGGCGAGATGCTGGCCGGCGGCGTGCCGGTACTCCTCGCGCAGCTCGGGCGGCACGGTGAGGGTCAGAGCCACGGAGTCGTCGGTGAGCCGGTCGACCGCGGCCACCGGGAGCGGGTGGAAGCGGGCCATCACAACTCCTTGAAGTGGTCGAACGGTTCACGGCAGTCGAGGCACCGCCGCAGCGCCTTGCACGCGGTGGAGGAGAACCGGCTGAGCAGTTCGGTGTCGGCGGAACCGCAGTGCGGACAGAGGACGGCCTCGGTCGCCGTGTCGAGCGTCCGCGTCGGCCCGAGCTGCACCGCGACCGGCCCGGCCGCGGCCGTAACGCGGGGCGGCGCTATGCCGAACTCCCGCAGCTTGCGGCGCCCTTCGGCCGTGATGTCGTCGGTCGACCAGGCGGGCGCGAGCACCGTGCGGACGGTGACCTCCCGCACGCCGTGTTCCTGCAGCACCCGCTCTATGTCCTGGGACATCGCCTCGATCGCCGGGCAGCCGGTGTACGTCGGGGTCAGCTCTACCTCGACCGAGTCCGCGTTCCGTACATGCACCGCGCGCAGCACACCCAGCTCGTGCAGGGTGAGCACGGGCAGTTCGGGGTCGAGTACCGAACCGGCGAGCGCGAACAGCTCGGTCTCCAGCGGGGTGAGCGTCACCATGACGCCCCCGGGTGACTGCGGTGCAGGTGCTGCATCTCGGCGAGCATCCGCCCGAAGGATTCGGTGTGCAGGCCCTGTCGTCCCGCCCCGGCGGCCCACGCGCCCGTGCGCGGCCCTTCGGGGACGGTCAGGGTGGCCCGGCGAAGGACTTCACCCACGGACGCGAGCCAGGCGGCTTCCATGCGCTCCCGGTCGACGTCCACTCCCTCCACCGGCTGGAACATCTCGCCGGTGAACCGCCACAGCGCCTCGCACGCCCGCCGGGTCCGCTCATGACTCTCCTCGGTGCCGTCACCCAGCCGCAGGGTCCACTGCTCGGCGTGGTCGCGGTGGTAGGCGACCTCCTTGACGGCCTTCGCGGCGAGCGGGGCGAAGGGACCGTCGCCCGCGGCCAGTTCGGCGTAGAGCAGGTGCTGGTAGGTGGAGAAGTAGAGCTGTCGGACGATGGTGTGGGCGAAGTCGCCGTTCTGCTGCTCCACCAGCTGGAGGTTGCGGAAGGCGCGCTCCTCACGCAGATACGCCAGTTCGTCCTCGTCGCCGGCCATGGACAGCAGCAGTCGGGCCTGGCCGAGCAGGTCCAGGGCGATGTTGGCGAGGGCGACCTCCTCCTCCAGGACGGGGGCGTGGCCCGCCCACTCGCCCAGGCGGTGCGAGAGCACCAGTGCGTCGTCGCCGAGAGCCAGGGCGGCCGCAGTGGGAATCGGGGAGGGTGCGGGAGCAGCCGTCGTCTCAGGTGTGCTCACAGGTGCTTCACCCCCTCCGGGATCTCGTAGAACGTCGGGTGCCGGTACGGCTTGTCGGCGGACGGCTCGAAGAACGGGTCCTTCTCGTCGGGCGAGGAGGCGGTGATCGCGGACGAGGGGATCACCCAGATCGAGACGCCCTCGCCGCGCCGGGTGTACAGATCGCGTGCGTTGCGCAGGGCGAACTCCGCGTCCGGGGCGTGCAGGCTGCCGGCGTGGGTGTGGGAGAGGCCGCGGCGCGAGCGCACGAAAACCTCCCACAGGGGCCAGTCGGTGTTCGTCATGCGCGCGTCGCTCCTGTCTCGCCGGTGTGCTTCGCCGCGTAGGCCGCGGCCGCCTCCCGCACCCAGGCGCCCTCTTCGTGCGCCCGACGGCGCTGGGTGATCCGCTGCTCGTTGCACGGTCCGTTGCCCTTGAGGACCTCCCGGAACTCCGTCCAGTCGATCGGGCCGAAGTCGTGGTGCCCGCGCTCCTCGTTCCACCGCAGGTCCGGGTCGGGGAGCGTGAGACCCAGGGACTCGGCCTGGGGAACGCAGATGTCGACGAAGCGCTGCCGCAGCTCGTCGTTGGAATGACGCTTGATCTTCCAGGCCATCGACTGCGCGGAGTGCGCGGACTCGTCGTCGGGCGGGCCGAACATCATCAGGGACGGCCACCACCACCGGTCCACCGCGTCCTGGGCCATCGCGTGCTGCTCGGGCGTGCCGTTGCTCAGGGCCAGCAGCAGCTCGTACCCCTGGCGCTGATGGAAGGACTCCTCCTTGCAGATGCGGACCATCGCGCGCGCGTACGGGCCGTAGGAGCAGCGGCACAGCGGGACCTGGTTGGTGATCGCGGCGCCGTCCACCAGCCAGCCGATCGCGCCGACGTCCGCCCAGGTCAGGGTCGGATAGTTGAAGATCGAGGAGTACTTCTGGCGGCCGGAGTGGAGCTTGTCGAGGAGCTCGTCGCGGCCGGTGCCGAGGGTTTCCGCCGCGCTGTAGAGGTAGAGGCCGTGCCCCGCCTCGTCCTGCACCTTGGCCATCAGGATGGCCTTGCGGCGCAGGGAGGGCGCGCGGGTGATCCAGTTCGCCTCCGGCTGCATGCCGATGATCTCGGAGTGCGCGTGCTGCGCGATCTGGCGGACGAGGGTCGCGCGGTAGGCGTCGGGCATCCAGTCGCGCGGCTCGATGCGCTCGTCGGCGGCCACGGCTGCGTCGAAGTCGCTCTCGTACGCGTCTGTGTCGCCGGCGGCGCCCTGAGCGCCGTACGTCTGTGTGCTCACCGTCTGGTGCGCGGCTGCTGTCGCCATGAGGCCCCCTCGACCTGGGCTCCGCCGGAACCCGCTCCCGACCGATCGTTCGGTTCGTGCGATTCCATGGTGTGCCGGGCGCCGTAAGGTGTCAACCGCTGTGGAAAACCCACCGGGCTCCCTGTGGAAAACCGGGGCGGGAGTGAGAACGGCCACGGCGGGGCGGGTCGGAAGGGGCTGTGCGGGGCGGTCGGGCCTGAGTACCGTGCCGGTGCGAGCCGCGGCGAGGCGGGTGCGCGCGTCGGCCACCGGCCGCTGCGGCCCCTGCGGGCGGGCGGCGGTGGACGGACGGAATCGGGAACGGGGCGGAATGGACGCGTACGACGGAGGCTCGAACGCCCGGCGGCAACCGGGCGCCCCGAGCGAGCCGGGTGATGTCCCTGAGCCACAGAGGCCGGACGGGCCTGACGGGGCGGAGAGGACGCAAGCGCCGGATGCGCCGGCCGCGCCCTCTCAGCCGCGGGCGCAGTCGCCCGCACCGGCTGGTGAGCCCGCCGAGGTGCCGCCGACCGCGCCGGATCCGTACGTCGAGTCCACGGGCACGCGGCCCTCCGACCCCGATGCGATACGCCAGGCCCCAGCCCCAGCCGCGGCAGCCCCCGCCCCCTACGGCGACCCCCACCCCCCTACCGGTGTGGCCGCTCTCTCCCTCCGCTATCAGATCGGTGTCGTCCTGGCGCTCGCCGTCGTGGCCGTCGCCGTCTGTGTGCACATCGGGATGGTGTTCTTGCACGTCGCGCCGCAGAACACGGTGACCAAGCAGCACGGCAGGGCGGTCGACGACTGGGTCTACCCGGAGTTCGAGCAGAACTGGAAGCTCTTCGCGCCGAACCCGCTACAGCTGAACATCGCGGTGCAGGTCCGGGCCCGGATACGCAGCGCTGACGGCGGCAGCCGTACGAGCGGGTGGTACGACCTGTCCGCCCAGGACGGACGCGCCATAGACGGCAATCCGCTGCCCAGCCACACCCAGCAGAACGAGCTGCGGCGCTCCTGGGACCTGTTCGTCGCCACGCACGACGCCGACAACCGCCCGGTCGGCCTGCGGGGCACCCTGTCCGAGACCTATTTGCGCCGCATCGTGGTGCTGCGCCTGGAGCGCGACGACGCGACCGCGCGGGGCGACGTCCTCGTGAGCGTCCAGGTCCGCTCCAGGACCACGAACGTGCCCCCGCCGAAGTGGAGCGAGGAGAAGGTCTCGGTGCAGCCGGTCTACCGCGAGCTGCCCTGGTGGGCCGTGACGGCGGACGACACCGAGGGGAGCGCCCCGTGAACCGATTCGCCCTGGCGGTGTCGACCGGCATCGCGCGCGTCACCGAGACCGCTCTCGGTCCCTACCAGACCGCGATGATCCGCATCGGCTTCAGCGCGACCTGGCTGCTGTTCCTGCTGCGTGAGTTCCCGCACCGTCAGGAGCTGTACGGCCCGGACGGTCCCTGGAACTGGAACCTCGCCGAGCAGCTGATATCGATCAACGGCGCGTTCACGGCCCTGATGTGGTCGGACGGCCGGTTCTGGTTCGAGACCGTCTACGTGCTGGCCGTCCTGTCGAGCCTGCTGGTGCTGCTCGGCTGGCGCACGCGCGCGATGTCCGTGCTCTTCATGGTCGGTGTGCTCTCGCTGCAGAACCGCAGCATCTTCATGGGCGACGGCGGCGACAACGTCCTGCATCTGATGTGCATCTATCTCGTCTTCACGCGCTGCGGCCAGGTCTGGTCCCTGGATGAGCGGCGGGCCCGGCGCACGCGGGCGGCACGCGCGCGTGGGGAGCATGTGGTGGACCGGGCCGGTCCGGCCCTGTGGGGCGTCCTCGGGCTCGTGCTGGTGTCGGTGGCCTTCCTGGGGAAGCTGAACGGCGACTGGTTCGTCCCGGCGCTTCTGTGGGGCCTGTGGTCGGCGCAGGCCCTGTGGTGGGCGGTCGGACGGTTCGCCCGGTCCGGCCAGCCGCGGATCATGCTCGACGTCATCGCCAACATCGTCCACAACGGCGCCCTGCTCGTGATCATGGCCGAGGCCTGTCTGATCTACGCGACGGCGGGCTGGTACAAGATCCAGGGCTCCCGTTGGCAGGACGGTACCGCCGTCTACTACCCCCTCCATCTGGAGTCCTTCTCGCCGTGGCCCGCCCTCGCCGACCTGCTGTCGGCGCACGGCGTCATGGTGATGCTGGTGACCTACGGCACGGTCGCCGTGCAGGTCGCGTTCCCGTTCACGCTGTTCAACCGGCGGGTGAAGAACATCCTGCTGGCCGCGATGATCACCGAGCACGCCGTGATCGCGGTCGTCCTCGGCCTGCCGTTCTTCTCGCTGGCGATGATCGCCGCCGACTCGGTCTTCCTGCCGACGTCCTTCCTTCGCCGGCTCGGCGACGGGGCCGCACGCGCGCGTGGCCGCCTGTGGGCGCGCTTCGCGGGCGGGGGCGGCCCGGGTCCGGAGCTGCCCCGACAGCACGGTTCGAAGCGGCAACAGGTTCACCAGGGGCAACCGGGCCCCCAGCAGGGCGCACCGAAGGAGCCGGGATCCGTGCGGACCCCGGGGCCCGTCGGCGGCCCTGGCGCCGACCCCGGCGACCCCGAGAACCCCGATCACACGCACGTAGGCTTCCCGGCATGACCGGTCCCGATCCCGTGAGCCTGTGGCACCGGCTCGCCGACACCTCCGTGCTGCTCGACGGCTTCCACGCCCTCAAGCACGCCGTGCGCTTCGGGGCCGACGTCCCGGTGGCGGTCGCCGTCGACCGGGGCGCCGCGCTCGCCCTGGCCGAGGAGCTGGCGCCGGACGTACGGGACACCCTGGACGCGCTGCTGACACAGGTCCCCGAGTCGGTGTACGCGTCCCTCGTGCCGCGTCCGCACCCGACGGCGGTGGCGGCCCTGGCCGTACGACCGTCCAGGGCCGCCCATCTCGAGAAGCTGGCACACACGCCGCGTACCGCCCCCGTCGTGGTCCTCGACAATCCACGCAACCTCGGCAACGCCGGGGCCGTGATCCGGCTGGCCGCGGGCTTCGGGGTGACCGGCGTGGTCACCACGGGCACGCTCGACCCCTGGCACCCGACGGTCGTACGCGCAGGCGCGGGCCTGCACTTCGCGACCGCGGTGGAGCGCCTGGCCGTCGCCGAGCTGCCGCCCGGCCCGGTGTTCGCCCTGGACCCGGAGGGCGACGACATCCGGGGCGTGAAGCTCCCGGACGACGCCGTCCTCGCCTTCGGCTCGGAGCGCAGCGGGCTGTCGCCCGAACTCCGCGCGCGTGCCGGTCATCTGGTGGCGCTGCCGATGCGCGCCCAGGTCTCCAGCTACAACCTGGCGACAAGCGTGGCGATGACGCTCTACCACTGGAGCCTCGGCGGGTCCTAGGCCTCCCGGCGCACCTCGACCACCCGGAACCGGTTCGCGACGAACGCCCCGTCGCACAGCGCGGCGTTCGCCGCGGGGTTGCCCCCCGATCCGTGGAAGTCGGAGAACGCGGCCGTCTGGTTGACGTAGACCCCGCCCACGAGGTTCAGCGACAACTGGGCCGCCTCCTCCAGGCAGACCTCCTGGACGGCCTGTTCGACCTCCTCGTCGGTGGTGTACGCGCCGACCGTCATGGCGCCCTTCTCGCGAATCGTCCGGCGCAGCAACTCGACCGCGTCGGAAGCCGAGTCCACCGCTACGGCGAAGGACACCGGCCCGAAGCACTCGCTCATGTAGGCGGCCTCGTCGTCCGGCTTGGCTCCGTCCAGCTTGACGACGACGGGGGTGCGGACGACCGCGCCCGGGAACTCCGGGTTGGCGATCTCCCGCGACGCCAGGGCGACTTCTCCCAACCCCGCCGCGGCCTCCAGGCGGGCCTTCACGTCCGGGTTGACGATCGCGCCCAGCAGGGCGTTCGCGCGCGCGTCGTCGCCGAGGAGGCCGTCGACGGAGCGGGCCAGGTCGGCGACGACCTCGTCGAAGGTCTTGGGACCCTCGTCGGTGCGGATGCCGTCCCGGGGGATCAGCAGGTTCTGCGGGGTCGTGCACATCTGGCCGCTGTACAGCGACAACGAGAAGGCCAGGTTGGTGAGCATCCCCTTGTAGTCGTCGGCCGACTCCACGAGCACCGAGTTGACGCCGGCCTTCTCCGTGTAGACCTGCGCCTGACGGGCGTTGGCCTCCAGCCAGTCGCCGAACGCCGTCGAGCCGGTGTAGTCGATGATCCGGATCTCCGGGCGAGTGGCCAGGGTCTTCGCGATGCCCTCGCCGGGGCGCTCGGCGGTGAGCGCCACCAGGTTCGGGTCGAAGCCGGCCTCGCTCAGGACGTCCCGCGCGACCTGGACCGTGAGCGCGAGCGGCAGCACCGCGCGCGGGTGGGGCTTCACCAGGACCGCGTTGCCGGTGGCCAGGGAGGCGAACAGGCCCGGATAGCCGTTCCACGTCGGGAAGGTGTTGCAGCCGATGACCAGGCCGATCCCGCGCGGGACCGGCGTGAACTGCTTGGTGAGCGCGAGCGGGTCGCGCTTGCCCTGCGGCTTGGTCCACTCCGCGGTGTCGGGTGTGCGGACCTGCTCGACGTATGCGTACGCCACCGCCTCCAGACCGCGGTCCTGCGCGTGCGGGCCGCCGGCCTGGAACGCCATCATGAACGCCTGGCCGCTGGTGTGCATGACCGCATGGGCGAACTCGTGGGTCCGGTCGCTGATCCGCTTGAGGATCTCCAGGCACACCACCGCGCGGATCTCCGCACCCGCGTCCCGCCACGCCTTCTGGCCCGCCTTCATCGCGGGCAGCAGCACGTCCACGTCCGCGTGCGGGTACTCGACGCCCAGCTCGATGCCGTACGGCGAGACCTCACCGCCCACGAAGTCGTCCGTGCCGGGCTGGACGAGGTCGAGGCGGGTGCCCAGGAGGGCGTCGAAGGCTGCCTTGCCCGCCGCCATGTCGAGGCTGCCGTGCTCGCCGTAGGCCTTGGGATGCTCCGGGTGCGGGGACCAGTACGCGCGGGTGCGGATCGCTTCGAGGGCCTGGTCGAGGGTGGGCCGGTGCTTGGCGATCAGCTGGTGGACGGTCAGTTCGGCGGCCATGCGGGACCAACTCCTCGTCTTTCGAACTCTTCGTCGAGCTCATGACCTGGGCAGAAACATGGGCAGGAACAGCCAGACAGAGTTAGAGTAACCGAACGATCGGTCGGGACAAGGGGGTCCGCCGCATCTGTGGAAAACCCCGTGCGGGAGGATCGCGCACATGACAGGACTCGACCTCAGCAGCCCCGTGGCCGTCG
This portion of the Streptomyces canus genome encodes:
- a CDS encoding 2Fe-2S iron-sulfur cluster-binding protein, producing MARFHPLPVAAVDRLTDDSVALTLTVPPELREEYRHAAGQHLALRRTAGGREIRRTYSICSPAADGEGPRELRVGVRLVEGGAFSTYALKEINVGDELEVMTPAGRFTLDPAPGLYAAIVGGSGITPVLSIVATLLAREPGARFCLIRSDRTSASTMFLEEVADLKDRHPERFQLVTVLSREEQQAGLPSGRLDRERLTALLPALLPVDRVAGWLLCGPFGLVQGAEKALRELGVARPRIHEEIFHVDAGAAPAQTVPAPAHSTVTARLDGRGGSWPVQDGESLLETVLRNRSDAPYACKGGVCGTCRAFLVSGEVRMDRNFALEPEETQAGYVLACQSHPVTEKVELDFDR
- the paaD gene encoding 1,2-phenylacetyl-CoA epoxidase subunit PaaD, producing the protein MVTLTPLETELFALAGSVLDPELPVLTLHELGVLRAVHVRNADSVEVELTPTYTGCPAIEAMSQDIERVLQEHGVREVTVRTVLAPAWSTDDITAEGRRKLREFGIAPPRVTAAAGPVAVQLGPTRTLDTATEAVLCPHCGSADTELLSRFSSTACKALRRCLDCREPFDHFKEL
- the paaC gene encoding 1,2-phenylacetyl-CoA epoxidase subunit PaaC, with amino-acid sequence MSTPETTAAPAPSPIPTAAALALGDDALVLSHRLGEWAGHAPVLEEEVALANIALDLLGQARLLLSMAGDEDELAYLREERAFRNLQLVEQQNGDFAHTIVRQLYFSTYQHLLYAELAAGDGPFAPLAAKAVKEVAYHRDHAEQWTLRLGDGTEESHERTRRACEALWRFTGEMFQPVEGVDVDRERMEAAWLASVGEVLRRATLTVPEGPRTGAWAAGAGRQGLHTESFGRMLAEMQHLHRSHPGASW
- the paaB gene encoding 1,2-phenylacetyl-CoA epoxidase subunit PaaB; this translates as MTNTDWPLWEVFVRSRRGLSHTHAGSLHAPDAEFALRNARDLYTRRGEGVSIWVIPSSAITASSPDEKDPFFEPSADKPYRHPTFYEIPEGVKHL
- the paaA gene encoding 1,2-phenylacetyl-CoA epoxidase subunit PaaA, whose amino-acid sequence is MATAAAHQTVSTQTYGAQGAAGDTDAYESDFDAAVAADERIEPRDWMPDAYRATLVRQIAQHAHSEIIGMQPEANWITRAPSLRRKAILMAKVQDEAGHGLYLYSAAETLGTGRDELLDKLHSGRQKYSSIFNYPTLTWADVGAIGWLVDGAAITNQVPLCRCSYGPYARAMVRICKEESFHQRQGYELLLALSNGTPEQHAMAQDAVDRWWWPSLMMFGPPDDESAHSAQSMAWKIKRHSNDELRQRFVDICVPQAESLGLTLPDPDLRWNEERGHHDFGPIDWTEFREVLKGNGPCNEQRITQRRRAHEEGAWVREAAAAYAAKHTGETGATRA
- a CDS encoding DUF5819 family protein yields the protein MDAYDGGSNARRQPGAPSEPGDVPEPQRPDGPDGAERTQAPDAPAAPSQPRAQSPAPAGEPAEVPPTAPDPYVESTGTRPSDPDAIRQAPAPAAAAPAPYGDPHPPTGVAALSLRYQIGVVLALAVVAVAVCVHIGMVFLHVAPQNTVTKQHGRAVDDWVYPEFEQNWKLFAPNPLQLNIAVQVRARIRSADGGSRTSGWYDLSAQDGRAIDGNPLPSHTQQNELRRSWDLFVATHDADNRPVGLRGTLSETYLRRIVVLRLERDDATARGDVLVSVQVRSRTTNVPPPKWSEEKVSVQPVYRELPWWAVTADDTEGSAP
- a CDS encoding HTTM domain-containing protein, producing MNRFALAVSTGIARVTETALGPYQTAMIRIGFSATWLLFLLREFPHRQELYGPDGPWNWNLAEQLISINGAFTALMWSDGRFWFETVYVLAVLSSLLVLLGWRTRAMSVLFMVGVLSLQNRSIFMGDGGDNVLHLMCIYLVFTRCGQVWSLDERRARRTRAARARGEHVVDRAGPALWGVLGLVLVSVAFLGKLNGDWFVPALLWGLWSAQALWWAVGRFARSGQPRIMLDVIANIVHNGALLVIMAEACLIYATAGWYKIQGSRWQDGTAVYYPLHLESFSPWPALADLLSAHGVMVMLVTYGTVAVQVAFPFTLFNRRVKNILLAAMITEHAVIAVVLGLPFFSLAMIAADSVFLPTSFLRRLGDGAARARGRLWARFAGGGGPGPELPRQHGSKRQQVHQGQPGPQQGAPKEPGSVRTPGPVGGPGADPGDPENPDHTHVGFPA
- a CDS encoding TrmH family RNA methyltransferase, whose product is MTGPDPVSLWHRLADTSVLLDGFHALKHAVRFGADVPVAVAVDRGAALALAEELAPDVRDTLDALLTQVPESVYASLVPRPHPTAVAALAVRPSRAAHLEKLAHTPRTAPVVVLDNPRNLGNAGAVIRLAAGFGVTGVVTTGTLDPWHPTVVRAGAGLHFATAVERLAVAELPPGPVFALDPEGDDIRGVKLPDDAVLAFGSERSGLSPELRARAGHLVALPMRAQVSSYNLATSVAMTLYHWSLGGS
- the paaN gene encoding phenylacetic acid degradation protein PaaN — protein: MAAELTVHQLIAKHRPTLDQALEAIRTRAYWSPHPEHPKAYGEHGSLDMAAGKAAFDALLGTRLDLVQPGTDDFVGGEVSPYGIELGVEYPHADVDVLLPAMKAGQKAWRDAGAEIRAVVCLEILKRISDRTHEFAHAVMHTSGQAFMMAFQAGGPHAQDRGLEAVAYAYVEQVRTPDTAEWTKPQGKRDPLALTKQFTPVPRGIGLVIGCNTFPTWNGYPGLFASLATGNAVLVKPHPRAVLPLALTVQVARDVLSEAGFDPNLVALTAERPGEGIAKTLATRPEIRIIDYTGSTAFGDWLEANARQAQVYTEKAGVNSVLVESADDYKGMLTNLAFSLSLYSGQMCTTPQNLLIPRDGIRTDEGPKTFDEVVADLARSVDGLLGDDARANALLGAIVNPDVKARLEAAAGLGEVALASREIANPEFPGAVVRTPVVVKLDGAKPDDEAAYMSECFGPVSFAVAVDSASDAVELLRRTIREKGAMTVGAYTTDEEVEQAVQEVCLEEAAQLSLNLVGGVYVNQTAAFSDFHGSGGNPAANAALCDGAFVANRFRVVEVRREA